TAGTTCATGAAAGCACGTCTTTCCGTCTATGCTAAATCAAGCCTCTAAGTCGGGGAGAAAAATTGTCCAGGAGTCGTATAGTTTCAAATGAATCTTACTCTCTGAGATTAAAAGAAGAATGGAACTCAGCTCAACAAGTGTAAGAACTACAAGTGGTGGCAATTTTTTCGGCCAACATAAGATCTACGAATGATGCATAATTGCCTTTACGTTCTTTTGTTACGGCTTAAATTCAGAGTCAAAATCACATGAATTTAAAAAGTAACTGGTCTTTTCTttcctacaaaaaaaaataaaggaaaaaagaacTAGTTTGAGTATTGGAACATTAGGTTTATTAGAAAATCTTCTTTGGCTTGAATTTTAATGAAAGAATTCTGTGGTCAAACATTACATGCTCATATGATGAATAACAGGGCTTACTTAGTCCAAATCattcaaatatgataataattgaattattatttataataattattgATAATAATTGAAAGTCACTCACAGGTTTTCATGGGTTGAATGATTGATTCATAATCATGTTCAAATAATCCAACTTCCAATGGAAATAGTACTATCtccaataatttttaaaattatttataaataattcaTTGACATTATTgataattaatcatttatttgagCACCCATTTAGAAAATAAGCTCAAGTTATAAATTAAATTCTGATGCAACTGTACGGTTCAAAATGTTAGAAAAATGAACATATTTCAAAATACATATTCTAGACATGCATAACAAATAGCTTGGCTTGTGTATTTAATTTGTGGGAATGATGGCTACGATAACATGAACTGTTGCATGTGTATTTTCCAGTACATTTCAAAATGTACATCAAGAGTATTTATCCTGAACTATGTTCATACTCTAATTTGGTTTTGCTCTTTTTTTATGGAGAGGCTACTTAATACTCATGGGAGTTTGCTATCTCCCCAATTTGCATATTAAACTTCACATACGCTCTGAAGATcattaaaagagaaaaaaatctaGAGAGACTGTCCAGGAATAGAGGTCAGacaatttttctcaaaaaaaaaaaacctattgAAACTAAGAGCTTTTTTCCCCTTTAAATGGCTTTCTCCTCAGTTTATACAAAGTGAAATGGTACAGCTGCAAATCTTGTAGTCATGTCAGCCTGGGGGCCCTTGATTTCTTTTTGTGCTGCTGCATTAGGTGAAATTGTAGGCATCTGTTTGGTACTTTCTTTTTCCAAAGTGTAACAAGATGATGATGCAAAAAGTTGACTGGAGAGAATATGTTGTCCAATTCTTATGTACTGAAAAAGCTTCAGATTCTCATCTCCCATCCCTTTCCCTTTGGAATACTCTAGCAGTGTAGGTTGGGTGTGGcaacaagagagagaggtgaCTAAAAGTCACCATACTCTCATGTAAATTTGTTGTGGTAAACACTAGACAGAGTCAAAAGCAAAAATACATGGCCTTACTTTGTCCAAACATCAATTTCTATTTCCATGTCCTTAGCATCAAATCTCAGCAGCTGACCACTACAGTAGTGGATCAAGAAAACCTGCAATACGATACGTACCGATCATCGTATACGATGATTAGGTCAACAAAacccatatttattttttttaaaaagaaaacctGCATCATACTCAATAAATGGACTGATGAGATTGTAGTGTTTCCATGTCTTGATCAAGCTGAAGGTGATTGTACCAAAGATCTAGGATCAAAAATTCAGGATTTAGGGCCGAGAGAGTAATTTAATCTTAGTCAACACCTATAGATTACCAACCTCATCCCATTTATTTAATTGGGTTGATATGAACACTGGCATTGGTTCCATTCTGTGGTCAAATTTTCTTGAATGGATACTGTGTCAAATCCTTTCACTAATTATATTCAAGTCTTGTTTGGTACTTGATTGATCCCATGGACCACATTTAAGACAATCTCTTAAAGATGGATCATTCATGGGCTTACATGTTAAAAAATTCTTATTCAACTTTCTATATTTCaccttcgaaaaaaaaaaaactaaatgcATGGGAGgttctgaaaagaaaaaggtgaaGTGTTATGCTTGTCTGCCCACTTTGTCAGACAAATTCAGAGAcgattaattatagattttctcAGCATTGTTGGCAAATGTGGTAAATCTGTTAAAGGTTTGATGACCAGGAAGAATGACAATCAGAACAATGTGGTTAGAAACTTTGAGTGGAGGAGAAGCCAAGATTCATGAACACTTTGGATAGAATTTGATGAGGGTCATAGGACTTAACCTATTTCCAACCTGCTCATGACATGTCTTTAATCAAAATTGGTAAACTAGGTATATTATTTGGACTAGCATATCAAATGGATCATATTATCCACGACATAAAGCAGGACCATAGCtagttcaaaagaaaatggtGCAACTTGGTGAAATATAAAGGATGAAGTTCTTTTCCATTTGTTCTTTACACTTGAAGAAAGAGTGCTTTCATTCTAGCCTACTTCGTTCACGTAAAGAATgaaactctttttcttttattttttacactagagagaaagagaaaattttTGTTCTAGCCAACTTGGATCTCTCCCAAATCCTATAAAGCTTTTCTAAAAGTAAGATGTTTGTTTGCATCTCAAGCAAAATCAAAAGGATGTCTACTTGGGTTAGCAACGAAGCCCAGAGCTttctaatattttaatttacCTTCTAATTTTGAAtactttagaattttttttttgagaaatagtgTGTCAACAAAAATTACGCTTGTGCCAAGATATAACAATTTAATTTTATGCATATgaatgatttaattaaattatgtaATTCCCATCTATTGATCAAGGTCCAACCCATCTATTGGTCATGTCAATTAAAACgaaattacaaaataaaaaaattcaatcaaGGTTTTCCTATAGAGTAATTATGTAAGCGACCAAACAAGCTACTTCTCTCCGTGTACAATTTTTAGTGAGAGAAAGGCATAATGAGCGCATCTATCAAAAATGGGAGGCCATTTATCACACCTTGTGAAAGCCCGGGGATTTGTACAAATCCCACGAACGAAGGAAgggattagaaaaaaaaaaaaagaagctctgTCTCTCGACAGAGGTTTTGATCCCGTCAGCCCCCCACAGAAGACCCCATTCCCTTTAACTTTCCTCTTCTTTCGTTTAGATtttgctttctctctctcctcctttccTTTCGGTTCCCTAGACCTTTGCTTCGCCGTCCAAAACTCCAAAGCCTCACCTCATTCGCCGATAAAAGGCACAAGAAATTAGGGAGTAGAAGAGCGAGATTTGGACTGTTCGCTGTGAGcaatctctcttccttctttgatCCATTGTCAGCATCTCTTATAACTTTTCTTAGCTCACTATAGTTCAAACAATCGCctctattgtttttttctttttctttttctttttcagtttcCAAATTTGTTGGGATTTTGGGAGTGAAATCTTTCATTCGTTCATTTGATTAGGTGGTGTGTGCTCTTGTAACCAAAAAGATCCGATTTTGATCGCTTTTCCAGGTGAGTTTGATTCATTTTGCTAAGAAAAACTGCTGCAGTGCTTTTCCCACTTGCTTTTTGGCGGATTTGCGGTGAATTCACGTTCTGTTGATCATCTGGAGATGTTTTTCGATTACAGGATTTGATTCCAATAATTTTTTTGAGGCTGGCTTTGTGTATTTTTACTTGGATTGTCCTCTCCTTGTTCTCGCTTCTGAAATTGGAATCGGTTTCTATCAGTGAGATTGTGTTGTTTTCCTTTCCTGATCGATCTGgtgttgcatcttttcccaatgAATTCCATTCTATAAGTCCTCAAATGCAACTTCTTGCTTGATATTTGATCAAGAGGAGAAGGAATATAGGAGCatataaaataacatattttcctATCAGTTGATATCGTTTCTCaagctttctctctctctctctctctctctctctctctctctctctctctctctctctttttgggtGGGTTTCTAAATTTTTATGTACTAACTGCTTAGTGcttttttctctgtttttttttcttataaaagaaatgaaaaaaccCTGTTTGACATTGTGCTTTTGAGCATCTGGACAGTTCATAGCCCATGGATTTCGTTAGTTATAATATAGTATTAACGGAGATGTTTAAGGTTAAATCTGGTTTCTTGAGTCTCTTGCCCATTGTCATGGGAAAAAATGCTTGCTGTTTTTCAGAATTGTGCTGCTTCATTTTTCATACTTTAATCTCATTTATTAGTGgatatattgttttttttatatataaataagtTGGTTCTTTATCAGATAAATTAAAATCCAGCAAATTTTATCGTTACTCTTAAACCCTGATCCTggaaaaagaaactaaagaagaaaaagatattGGCTGTATGTTTCTAGGGTGAAACTACTTGTCTTTCTATCTCTTTCTTTGATCTTCTactaaaatatatgattttgaCTGGTTACATCAGAttgggattttaaaatttgttTCAGAAATGGAGCTTGAATTCTCGCCTATCCCCTTCCATATATTTGATTTTGTCAAGTTTCTTCTGGAGAGCTAATACTATTCTCCTTTTTGGTTGCCACCAGTGTTTAGAGGAAAGAAGAACAAGAGGATATGGCAATTGAGGGAAAGGAAGTTATATTATATATCAAAAAAGTTCTGATTTATTCCATCAGAACTAGCTATAGTTCTGCGCGTGATCATCCATTTATTTTCAGTGTGGCGTGTTTCATGCTTCTACTGTACAGATCTTTTCCTTCTCTATTTGCTTTTCTGGTGTCTTCCTCTCCTGTCCTTATCTGCACTGCTTTACTTCTTGGAACCCTTCTGAGTTATGGTGAACCAAATATCCCTGAAATTGAAGAAGAGGATAAGATTACTCAAAAAATTTCTTCTCTGAAAGTTGGTTCTGCTTCCAGTGATCTTCTTGTcaggaaaaatgaaaaatgcatAGTGGAGACCCATGTAGAAAATCAAAGAGAGATCGAGGAAATGGCAGTTGAAGAGGCAGTTTGGGGTGAAAGAGTGACTGGTGCTTATGGTAAAGTGGAGGAGGATATCCCCTTTGCAACAACACATGATGAGGGAGATGAGAAGCATAACACTTTGGCTACAAGCTCTTCAgctaaggaagaaaagaaagagattcCTGGTGAGGAGATAATGACTGAAGAAAGAGAGCTTAGTGAGCAGGAAATAACCAACGATAAAGAACTTTCTGTAAAAAATCTGGCTGAAGATGTACTTAAAGTGGGTCAAGATGTTGATGGCTTCGATGCAACAGATCAAAAAGATATCGAGGGCCTTAAGGCAGAGATTCACAAGCCAGTATTGGACAATTATTTTGATTCTTCTTTGGGTTCACCTTGGCAGCATATTGATAATCATGATAATCATGATTCTTCTTTAGATTCTGAATCTGATAGGGCAGAAAGTTCTTCTACCGATGCTTCTATGGCTGACatcattccaatgcttgatgaGCTTCACCCACTTTTAGGTTCTGAAACTCCTTGGCCTGCTCTTTTATCCAAAGGCAGCAGGGATGGTGCTTCACAAGGGTCCTCTCATGATCATGACTCAGATGATGGTAGTGTGGAGGAAGAAGCTGAAAaccaggaggaagaagaagaagaagaagcacggGAAGAGAAAGATGATGGAGCAGAAGCTGCAGTGATATGGACAGCAGATGATCAGAAGAATGTCATGGATCTTGGGTCTTCTGAACTGGAGAGGAATCGGAGATTGGAGAGCCTAATTGCAAAAAGAAGAGCAAGGAACAATATGACGTTTGAAACAGAGAGAAATTTGATAGATTTGGATGGTGGCATGGGGGAACTATCACGCTTTCATGTCCAAATTGCACCCATTTCTGCACCAAGACGGAATCCCTTTGACCTTCCctatgattcagaaaaatcaatgGGTTTGCCACCAATTCCTGGTTCAGCCCCTTCCGTTCTGCTGCCCAGAAGGAACCCGTTTGATTTCCCTTATGATCCAGTGGATGAAAGTAGCAGCCGTGAAGTGGAGACTCGGAGAAATCGAGACATTACATCAGCTCCACAACATAATATGTTTTTTAGGAGGAATGAGACCTTCAACTTGTTAGGATCTGAACTTAAACAGGACAAACATGAGTCTGTGTTGGAACCCTATTTTGTTGCAGAGAGGATCTCGGAGGAGACTAGTTCTGATGCCTTTCGAAGACAATTCAGTGATAAGAGTGATTCGAAGGTGAGTTCTGTTCCAGAATCTGACACAGTTTCTTCAGTCACTGATCAAGAATATCATAAAGAGCTTGTTGAACAAGAACTGCATCAAGAGGTTGAATTGCTAACGCCTTCTGAACATGATGCTGAACCTGCTGAACAAGAAAGTCAGTCCTCTGAGGAAGTTGAATCATTGGATGTTGCACAAGAGAAGAGTGAGATCAATATCACTAATAATCATGGAATTGAAGCAGATGCCAACATTGTTGTTGATGAAACTCCTCAAGCTGTTGAAGCTTTTGGAGCAATGGAAGAGGAAATCagagatgaagtagatttaagtccAACAATTTCAGCTGTTGAAAAATTAGAAGTGATTGAAGAGAATTATGAAGAGTCAAGCCCCTCCCCATCAGAAGAGGATGAGAAGACTCCCAGATCAAACTTTCATGAACAATCAGCTAATCTGGAGCAGACTAGGGATGCCATGCTAGCAGTTGGTGATTCTGATTGTCTGAGCAGGGGGGAGAGATTTGATGACAATCATGTTGCAGATCCTATTTATGATTTAAGCCCATCGGCAATCAAAAACTCTCTGTCTAACATTTCAGAGGCTTCATCAGACAGTGGTAAGGGCACTCATCTCTGACCCTTTGTCAAAGAAGTGAAAATCCTTTTATCAATTCTTCTTTTAATGAACCTTTGTTTTTATGCAGGTAAAGGAGGTCCTGATGTCGGTTCTTTGAAATTTGACATCGAAGACATGGGTTCTTCTCCAAGGCCAGTTGAGAGAAATGTTAATTCAGGAGTTGGAAGCACAGGAGAGTTGGCATCCTCCACTGGAGGGCTTCAGGTGGCTTCAGCGGGTTTAACTTTTGAATATGAATTGAGATCAAGGGATAAAACTGAACTTGGAGAGCCAGATGTTATTGAAGGTGGATCACAACTAGTTCACAAAGATGCAAGGGATCCTATTGCACCTGTATTATCAGAGCCAGGAGCTACAGAGATCATGCATCACTCAAGTTTATTTTCAGCAGAGGCCGAGTCAAGAGAGGGTAGTGGAATTGATGTGAATGTGAGCCATCAGACCGAACGAAATAAGATGATTGATGCTGCAACATCTTCTTATTCAGACAGTTTACTGTTGTCTGAGCATTTGAGTTCATCTGCATCAGAAAAGGCACAACCTACAGAGAAATCTGGAATTCAACCATCCTCTGAAGTTGGTCAGATAAGTGTCTTGAACTTGCCTCCAATTCCTGAGGAGAATTTAGATGACTATAAGccagaagaagatcatgaaaaTTCAGTAAAGCCTGAGTCAGTTGTTGGCTTAACTGGATTGCAGATACTTGAAGAACCCCATTTTGCTTTATCTGATATTGAACAAGAGCTATCTCTACTTCAAAGGAAGTCAACAGAGGAGATTATGGATGGGAATTACAGGCTTGCTTCTGAGCCAGAGGCTGGGGATTCTAGAGTTGTTACTCCTGCAATTTCTATTCATGATGTTAGTTTTACTGGATTACAGTTGCTTGAGGCGAAGGAACACATGGATTTCTCAAGTCTGTCAGAGGCAAAATCTGAGCATGAGATCAAGTCCAGTGCTGTTTTGACTAATTCAAGAGACTACATTGTCAATGCTGCTGAAAGGGAGGGCGATGGCTTTTCTCAGCAGAATATAAATGATTCGGATGAAGAATCTGATAAGGTCTATCCTGATGTCATAAATATCAGACGTATTGATGGAAATCTGCTGTCAGAATTGGATGCAGTTGGAGACTTCCATGTGAAAGAATTGAGGGCAGATCAACAGGGATTTGAGATAGGCCAATCAGATGATATTGCCTCAAGTTCTTTAACTTCTGAAATTCCTGAAATCACTTCCCAGCTGCAAGTTTCTGAAGTGAGATCCACAGAGTATGCTGATATGTCCCCGAGTCTACCCACTGAAGCCAAGCTGAACCTTTCTGAAGAATGGCATTCAGTCATTGAGCAGCCACAAGCTATGCAGTCAGAGGTTGGACGATTTGAGCCATCATTTGTAAACCCCGAGCAGACAGTTTACAATCCTAAGCTGCATGTTCTTGAAGCAAGCTCTATTGAAGAAATTGATACAGTTTTTAAGCGACTCCAAGAAGTTGGGCTGTCTTCTGCTTCAGAGCCAGCTGGCGAGTCAAAAACAACAACATCAGAAGCCAATGCAAGTGAATTGGTTGTTGCTGAAAGAGATCCTGAGCTAACAAGAACTGATTCAGAACTGCTAATTGTTGAAGCAACATCTGTTGAAGATATCAATTCAGCTTTCAAAGAACTCAGTGAAGAAAATCCAGGTAAATCTATTATTCCTGAAGTAGGACAATCTCAAATGATGCCAGGGGGGACACATTTTGGACCAATGGAGATTCATTCAGACCTGCAGGTCGTTGAAGCAAAGTCCCTTGAAGACATACATTTAGCTTTCAAGCAAGCATCTGATGGCATCTCTGAGAACCCTCCAGAGGTGACCAAACCCAGTGATGGGTCTGCAGAAGTTGAGATAAGTGACAGACACCTGGAGCCTGATGTTCTTGAAGTGCATTCTGCTGAAGAGATTGAGTTGGCTTTTAAGGAAGCTGTCAAGGAAACTGGCTCAAGTGTGCAACAAAATGCTGGAAAATCAGATGATGCTGAGAAGATGGATGATGATTCTAGCTCTAATCTTTCCACctcgaagaagatgaagaagaaaaacaagtcTGGCAAATCAAGTTCAAGTTCAAGTTCCAGCTCGAGCTCTAGCTCAAGTGATTCAGATTAATTTGaggataactactaaaagaaagCTTTTGCTTTTTCGGGTTTCTTTTTTGCATGTTTGTTTTGCTTGAGGTGCTGTGATATTCGTTTTACCACTCTTGTTAGCTTGAATTTTTAGGTACATTTTGATAAATGGTGTTGAAAGTTTAGGGGGATTTCACCATTGAGATTATGATCTGATTGATTGCTTTGTGGATAGCATCTtggtaagatttttttttgatttatatttttccttTGACAGTTTGTTGTTGCAGTTTGATGATGATTGCTTCTTGTAAATCAAAACTTGCAGTGGGATGTTCTTAAAAAGCTGGTAGGGTGATAtttgtgaatgacaaatattTTAATGTGCTTACTGCCTATCTTCATTGGATGTTCCTGTTCTTTTTACTTATCAAGTTTTCCCGACAAAGTAATTTTCAGCATGTGAGGTTCAAAGATAGTGATCATCATGGGAtacttgaaaataagaaatctaTGTTTCAAGTGTAATGTGGAACATTTCTCTTGGTTATTATACTGGCAACACATTGATTCTTTTAATTATTACTGCTGTTGTAATGGTATCAAGACTACGCATCAGCATTACCATGTCCAATCATAGCTTCTGGATTACTTCATTAGAAGGTGAATGATGTTGTTTAGCCAAAAAAGAAGGTTAATTGTGAAATAATGTGTAGAGAAACTAGCAAAGAACACTTCCTCATTACGCTCAAATCTTTCTTAATCTGCATTTTTTCTCTTAATTATTCTGTGTGTATGGTTATGTTAATCCAGTGAACTTCTATAAATGAACTTGTATATCAAACTACAGGCAAATTGCAGCAGTTGTCCAAATGTACTTATTCTAAATCTGGTTCCATGGGAAACCACAAATTCTTGTCCAGGAAACCAGACCTGAACTGCGCAAACTGATGAATCTCTGTAGATAAACAACGGCCGAGAGGAAATTTTGTTTCACAGACTAGATGTGGCCAAGCAAAGTAGGATTCGCAAACCAACATTCGTCGTCTGCTAGAAAAAATACTTTGAGCAATTTTTTCGATATTCCAGAACTCATTGACAATTCTTCATGAAATATTTTCTTCTCCCGCTGGTCTGAGAAATTGTGCTTCATAACAATTGATCCCTAGATCTCTATAAATAAAGAACACTTTATCATATTCTAATTCCTACTTGTTTGAGAAGTTGGTGATTATAGCATTGTTGGGATTAATGGGCACAAAACTCACTGTATCCGGCTTACCAATTAACAATTGGACTCATTCAGGCATTCCATCAAACACATCACAGGCATGAAAAGATAAGCACAAAGACACCAAATTTACGTGGTTCGGCAGCAAGTGCCTACATCCACGGGGAGGAGGAGCAATCCACTATATCAATCTTCCCAATAGGGTACAAACATAGATACATAAGAGCCCAAAATATGGACTGCCAAATGATCACAATAGGAGGCAATATAAAACCAATATAAAGCAAGAAACAACCTGATCGGATCACCCTTCTGCAGCCACAATGATAGATCAAAAGTGTAGTATGCAAATCAACCTTTCTACGGCTCCAATGGTAGATCAAATGAGTATCAAAACCATACCTTCCCTTGTTGCAATTTCTGTGAacagcaaagaagaaagaggctCACGGAAACAGGGAAGTCATAGGAAGAAGCCACGgttgaagaagggaagaaggaagaaagcctcCAGCGAGTGAAGACAAAGGGGAACCCAAGTCGGATGTTGCCAGGAGACCGAGAGCGCacgggaggatgaagaagatgggTGCGGCGGCTGAAATCCCTTTCAccctaaaacaaaacaaaaccctTCATCCCACGGGAAAAGAGGTAACATGTACCTTTTATATAATGAAATGTCATTTTGCAAATAGGTCCCTCTCAAAGCCACTATTTGGAGCAAAGTCCAAAATAATCAACAATCCTCCTCCTTGCGACAAATTATGTACCTATCATCAAATATGGATTGATAAAAAATAACCTCCTCCTCACCACAAGCCCGGAAGGGCATTAACAAGTGCTCACACCAATCAAGTTCAGGAAAGTCCTGAACTTGACTGTTGTGATTGGTTTAGTGAACATATCAGCCGGATTATGAGCAGTGTAGATTTTCTGAATCCGGACATCACCATTCTCCACCAAATCTCTGATGAAGTGATACCTGACATCTATATGCTTAGTGCGTTCGTGATACATCTGATCTCTGGCAAGATGCAAAGCACTTTGACTGTCACAATTAATATCCAAACGGTCCTGCTCGAGACCCAAATCCTGTACTAGTCCTCTTAACCAAATAGCTTCCTTTGCTGCCTCTGTCAACGCCATATACTCTGCTTCTGTAGTAGACAAAGCAACTGTAGGCTGCAAAGTAGCCTTCCAACTGACTGCACAACCAGAGAGAGTAAATACATATCCGGTTAATGACCTCCTCCTGTCCAAGTCACTAGCATAAtctgaatcagaaaatcctgtaATAGTGCAATTACTCTGTGCGGAGAATACCAATCCCAAATTGGAAGTGCCTTTTAGATATCTAAGTATCCATTTCACAGCTGACCAGTGAGCCTTTCCAGGCTTATCCATGTATCTGCTTACTACGCTTACTGCCTGTGAAATATCAGGTCGAGTGCAGACCATTGCATACATGATGCTACCTACTGCACTTGCATATGGCACTCTGGACATATATCTCTCCTCATCCTCAGTCTGGGGACAGAGTGTGGCAGATAATTTGAAATGACTGGCAAAAGGAGTAGTGACTGGCTTGACTGTGGACATACCAAATCTATACAAGACTTTCTTAATATATCCATGCTGAGTAAGAAAAAGTCTACCCAACTGCCTGTCACGACTGATCTCCATCCCAAGTATTTTCTTTGCCGGTCCAAGATCCTTCATCTCAAATGCAGTACTGAGCTCAGCTTTCAGATTTTGGATGATTGATATATCCTTGGCTGCTATcatcatatcatccacatacagtaaTAAGTAACAAAAGGATCCATCTGAAAACCGCTGGTGATATACGCAACTATCATATGGAGATCTGTTGTATCCATGGTCGACCATAAACTTATCAAATTTGCGATACCACTGTCTTGGAGACTGCTTGAGACCATATAATGATCTCTTGAG
The Phoenix dactylifera cultivar Barhee BC4 chromosome 3, palm_55x_up_171113_PBpolish2nd_filt_p, whole genome shotgun sequence DNA segment above includes these coding regions:
- the LOC103709048 gene encoding uncharacterized protein LOC103709048, which encodes MAIEGKEVILYIKKVLIYSIRTSYSSARDHPFIFSVACFMLLLYRSFPSLFAFLVSSSPVLICTALLLGTLLSYGEPNIPEIEEEDKITQKISSLKVGSASSDLLVRKNEKCIVETHVENQREIEEMAVEEAVWGERVTGAYGKVEEDIPFATTHDEGDEKHNTLATSSSAKEEKKEIPGEEIMTEERELSEQEITNDKELSVKNLAEDVLKVGQDVDGFDATDQKDIEGLKAEIHKPVLDNYFDSSLGSPWQHIDNHDNHDSSLDSESDRAESSSTDASMADIIPMLDELHPLLGSETPWPALLSKGSRDGASQGSSHDHDSDDGSVEEEAENQEEEEEEEAREEKDDGAEAAVIWTADDQKNVMDLGSSELERNRRLESLIAKRRARNNMTFETERNLIDLDGGMGELSRFHVQIAPISAPRRNPFDLPYDSEKSMGLPPIPGSAPSVLLPRRNPFDFPYDPVDESSSREVETRRNRDITSAPQHNMFFRRNETFNLLGSELKQDKHESVLEPYFVAERISEETSSDAFRRQFSDKSDSKVSSVPESDTVSSVTDQEYHKELVEQELHQEVELLTPSEHDAEPAEQESQSSEEVESLDVAQEKSEINITNNHGIEADANIVVDETPQAVEAFGAMEEEIRDEVDLSPTISAVEKLEVIEENYEESSPSPSEEDEKTPRSNFHEQSANLEQTRDAMLAVGDSDCLSRGERFDDNHVADPIYDLSPSAIKNSLSNISEASSDSGKGGPDVGSLKFDIEDMGSSPRPVERNVNSGVGSTGELASSTGGLQVASAGLTFEYELRSRDKTELGEPDVIEGGSQLVHKDARDPIAPVLSEPGATEIMHHSSLFSAEAESREGSGIDVNVSHQTERNKMIDAATSSYSDSLLLSEHLSSSASEKAQPTEKSGIQPSSEVGQISVLNLPPIPEENLDDYKPEEDHENSVKPESVVGLTGLQILEEPHFALSDIEQELSLLQRKSTEEIMDGNYRLASEPEAGDSRVVTPAISIHDVSFTGLQLLEAKEHMDFSSLSEAKSEHEIKSSAVLTNSRDYIVNAAEREGDGFSQQNINDSDEESDKVYPDVINIRRIDGNLLSELDAVGDFHVKELRADQQGFEIGQSDDIASSSLTSEIPEITSQLQVSEVRSTEYADMSPSLPTEAKLNLSEEWHSVIEQPQAMQSEVGRFEPSFVNPEQTVYNPKLHVLEASSIEEIDTVFKRLQEVGLSSASEPAGESKTTTSEANASELVVAERDPELTRTDSELLIVEATSVEDINSAFKELSEENPGKSIIPEVGQSQMMPGGTHFGPMEIHSDLQVVEAKSLEDIHLAFKQASDGISENPPEVTKPSDGSAEVEISDRHLEPDVLEVHSAEEIELAFKEAVKETGSSVQQNAGKSDDAEKMDDDSSSNLSTSKKMKKKNKSGKSSSSSSSSSSSSSSDSD